Part of the Phycisphaerae bacterium genome is shown below.
CGTCGGCTTCTGCCGCTTGCCCACCTTCTGATAAACGTCCTCCGCCGTATCCTTGATCCGTTTGATAATATCCAATGCCATCACCTGCTCCTTCAACCACCAGCCACAGGGCCGGCCACTGCGTTATTATCGGCCGTCAGACCCGATTCCCGTCAACCCCCATCCACCACACGCCGCCACGGCAAAACGTGTTTTCTGCTATCAACAATACTAATATTATACCGCTGTGCCGCCCAACGCCTACAGCTTCCACGCCCGAGCAAAGTTCTCAAATGACCGGTCATACGTCCGCTCCGCATCCGGCGGAAAACAGCAGCCCGGCAATTCCCGATTCTTCAAATGATACTGCAGGCACTCGCAGCATACACCCTGCTTCGAACACCCACTATATGAACAACTGCAAAAACTTAAGTTACGCTGCTTTTTGCATTCCACCGGCACGTCTCCTGTCTTGAGTGTAAACAGCTTTATACATTATTTCTTGCCAAACCTCGAAAGTAAATGCCCACACGCCCTCAAAACCCCCTTTTTATCGGCCCTTCCCGCCCGCCGAACTTGACCACATCCGCCGGTAGGCTAAGATGGTTTATGGGGTCGTCAGCCGTGGGGGCACGGGCCGGCGGCTGTTTACGCGAAACACCACATGACCACTCAGCGGCCTTGCCGCATCATGGCCGCCAAGACGGGTCACAAAACGAGGAGAGAGAGCAATGGATACAATCAGAACATCTCTGGCCGGAGCTTGCGTCGCGCTGATCCTGGCAATCGCCGGCTGCGGTCCCGGCGTCTTCGACCCCAACACCCTCGACCCCAACGCCGCCGATCCAAACACCCTGGATCCCAACACCACCGATCCGAACGCCGTCGAGCCCAACCAGACCGACCCCAACGCCGCACCGCCGCCCCAGGGAGGCGACCAACTCCCCGTCGCCCCCGAAAGCCTCGCCTTCGATAACCAGGGCAACCTCTACGTCGCCTCCGAATTCGTCGGCGTCTACCGCCGCCAGGCCGACGGCGAATACGTCCAACTCATTTCCAACGACGACAACGCCCTCGACAGCCTCGACAAAATCCGCTTCGTCAACAACAGCCTCTACGTCTTCACCATGACCCAAACAAACCCAGCCGTCTACCGCTACGACCCCTCCGGCCAACTCGCCGCCGCCGTCTTCGACCCCAACGACGCCCGACGACTCGGCGCCACCCTCGCCGAGGACGTCGCCGTCGCCCCCGACGGCCGAGTCTACCTCGCCATGTACTACGAGGATATCTTCAGCGAAGAACCCCGCGTCTACCGCTACGGCCCCGACGGCGAAGCCGAAAGCGCCGTCGTCCTCTACGACGAAGGCGATATCGGCACCGTCACCGCTCTCGCCGTCGATCCCAACGGAAACCTCTACGTCGCCGACCCCTCCAACATCGCCAAATTCGACCCCGACGGCAACCTCATCGCCGTCCTCGCCGAAACCGGCGACCACGGCCTCGACTACCCGCGCGAAATGACCGCCGATAGCGCCGGCAACCTCTACGTCTGGAACAACGTCACCACCGACGACGGCACCCGCTCCTCCATCCTCCAGTTCAACCCCGACGGCGAATTCGTCGCCGAAGCCCTCCCCCTCGGCGCCGCCGACCAAGCCGGACTCTCCAACTACCCCTCCGACCTCCTGATCGGACCAAACGGCCAACTCCTCATCGTCGATCTCCGCGGC
Proteins encoded:
- a CDS encoding cytosolic protein, producing MECKKQRNLSFCSCSYSGCSKQGVCCECLQYHLKNRELPGCCFPPDAERTYDRSFENFARAWKL